A stretch of Apium graveolens cultivar Ventura unplaced genomic scaffold, ASM990537v1 ctg6653, whole genome shotgun sequence DNA encodes these proteins:
- the LOC141703445 gene encoding F-box/kelch-repeat protein At3g06240-like, whose amino-acid sequence MDLPEELIAEIISRTPVRTIVSCKSVCKRWCNIVSEPFFSRLHLSISSKMLLLHQGDAEDVDDDNDGDLAVVELDDQHHQHDIHHKPMMRFSPGLALGDYVGLIGSVNGLICLEDSYDDSAYVCNPITQEYIRLQDSEYTRVSYLKGYYGFRLVESNQQYKIVRFYKGRFPSTEYDLGSEVYTLGTGMWRDLGHVPFHLNEHDRGHYVSGRLHWLAGELICAFDLDRELFRPMEAPPRARGNTDHFSILGVHNHFRNLGVLKGCLCICDITLYSELFIG is encoded by the coding sequence ATGGACTTACCAGAAGAATTGATTGCTGAAATTATATCAAGAACTCCTGTGAGGACAATAGTGTCATGCAAAAGCGTGTGCAAAAGATGGTGTAATATAGTTTCAGAACCATTTTTTTCGCGTCTGCATCTCTCTATATCATCTAAAATGCTTTTACTTCATCAAGGAGACGCCGAGGACGTAGATGATGACAATGATGGTGACCTTGCAGTGGTTGAACTAGATGACCAACATCACCAACATGATATTCATCACAAGCCTATGATGAGATTTTCCCCGGGACTTGCCTTGGGAGACTATGTGGGGTTAATTGGATCAGTTAATGGGTTAATATGCTTAGAAGATAGTTATGATGATTCAGCATATGTATGCAATCCAATTACACAAGAGTACATACGCCTTCAAGATTCCGAGTACACCAGAGTATCATATTTAAAGGGATATTATGGCTTTAGACTTGTTGAATCGAACCAACAGTACAAGATTGTACGTTTTTATAAGGGTAGATTTCCTTCAACTGAATATGACCTAGGGAGCGAGGTTTATACGCTTGGAACCGGCATGTGGAGAGATCTAGGACATGTCCCCTTCCATCTGAATGAACATGATAGGGGTCACTATGTCAGTGGCCGCCTCCATTGGTTAGCTGGTGAACTAATATGTGCTTTCGATTTGGATAGAGAATTATTTCGTCCAATGGAAGCTCCTCCACGGGCTCGTGGGAATACAGATCATTTTAGCATCTTGGGAGTCCATAATCATTTTAGGAACTTGGGAGTACTTAAAGGTTGCTTGTGTATATGTGATATAACACTATACTCTGAACTTTTTATTGGGTGA